A DNA window from Rubidibacter lacunae KORDI 51-2 contains the following coding sequences:
- a CDS encoding ABC transporter ATP-binding protein, with protein sequence MASPKDFINYFRSFWRSAVLSIVAASTFEILDLLVPYAIGQTIDVLAEQPVDAPLQELSATAASSLGLEPTPTVTLGVLMVVVLLVAVVRAPFQPWLAEWFHWAIPLRARRQHAERTLAKILSLPLEYYDENNPGRIARRVTRGLANHTWTYPEIAGQLIPKLARVAGIFIAIWWIDWRIAIAFGISFAGIAIYSISGLRTIVRREGRLERYMENTESRTSEIVTNIKTVKAFAAEDREMERQRQRLRRELDVVLYRIHLSYVRLSTWQRTIVQSSLFGVLLITLIPTARGEISLGHFVTTFTVASMAYAELDPLSYLAESFARRYMSMVRFHEFSQLPDGQDAVNLEAGPPGANPYRFTGKVDFVGVNFGYNRDRLVLRDINLQLEPRQTVALVGRSGSGKSTLVKLLFRYFEPNSGCIRIDGTDIRDLDVRQYRRRLAIVHQDVDIFNGTLLDNLIYGNPQASLTQVESACRIARVDEFLPELPHGYYTVVGERGVRLSGGQRQRLGIARALLVDPDVLVFDEATSSLDYESERSIQLAMRSLLGTRTLLIIAHRLSTIREADSIVVLDRGGIAEVGTHEELLQQRGLYQRLHALQESGDLHSRSPVCDT encoded by the coding sequence ATGGCTTCGCCTAAAGATTTTATCAACTACTTCCGTTCCTTCTGGCGCTCGGCCGTGCTGAGCATCGTTGCCGCCAGTACGTTCGAGATCCTCGACTTGTTGGTGCCCTATGCCATCGGGCAGACGATCGACGTCCTGGCCGAGCAGCCAGTCGATGCCCCCCTGCAGGAACTGAGCGCGACCGCGGCAAGCAGTCTCGGTTTAGAGCCAACACCGACCGTAACGTTGGGGGTGCTGATGGTGGTCGTGCTCCTCGTTGCCGTGGTGCGTGCGCCTTTTCAGCCCTGGCTGGCAGAGTGGTTTCACTGGGCGATTCCGCTGCGCGCTCGCCGCCAGCATGCCGAGCGCACCCTAGCGAAAATCCTCTCGCTACCGCTGGAGTACTACGACGAGAACAACCCGGGTCGGATCGCGCGGCGGGTCACGCGGGGCTTGGCCAACCACACTTGGACCTATCCGGAGATTGCCGGGCAACTCATCCCAAAGCTGGCGCGGGTCGCCGGTATTTTCATTGCTATATGGTGGATTGACTGGCGCATCGCGATCGCCTTCGGGATTTCGTTTGCAGGCATCGCCATCTACAGTATCAGCGGTCTGCGGACGATCGTGAGGCGCGAGGGGCGACTGGAGCGCTATATGGAAAACACCGAGAGTCGCACGTCTGAAATCGTCACCAACATTAAAACCGTTAAAGCTTTTGCTGCCGAAGATCGGGAAATGGAGCGACAGCGGCAGCGCTTGCGACGCGAGCTGGATGTCGTGCTCTACCGGATTCACCTCAGTTACGTGCGGCTCAGTACCTGGCAGCGCACGATCGTGCAGTCGAGCTTGTTCGGCGTACTGCTGATTACGCTCATTCCAACGGCCCGCGGCGAGATTTCCCTCGGTCACTTCGTCACCACCTTCACGGTTGCGAGCATGGCCTACGCCGAGCTGGACCCCCTGAGTTACCTGGCTGAATCCTTCGCACGTCGGTACATGTCGATGGTGCGCTTCCACGAGTTTTCGCAGCTTCCGGACGGACAGGATGCGGTGAACCTGGAGGCGGGACCGCCCGGTGCCAATCCGTATCGTTTCACCGGCAAAGTAGACTTCGTAGGGGTGAACTTCGGATACAACCGCGATCGCTTGGTATTGCGGGACATCAACCTGCAGCTCGAGCCGCGCCAAACAGTTGCACTCGTAGGGCGATCTGGGTCGGGCAAGAGCACGCTGGTAAAGTTGCTGTTTCGCTACTTCGAGCCCAACAGCGGTTGCATTCGCATCGACGGCACTGATATCCGGGACCTCGACGTGAGGCAGTACCGGCGACGACTGGCGATCGTCCACCAGGACGTGGATATCTTCAACGGCACGCTGCTAGATAACCTCATCTACGGCAACCCTCAGGCAAGCTTGACGCAGGTCGAGTCCGCCTGCCGGATCGCGCGCGTGGACGAGTTCTTGCCCGAGTTGCCCCACGGGTACTATACGGTTGTCGGCGAGCGCGGCGTGCGCCTGTCTGGAGGGCAGCGGCAGCGATTGGGCATTGCCCGTGCCCTCTTGGTCGATCCGGACGTGTTGGTATTCGACGAGGCGACGTCGAGTTTGGATTACGAGTCCGAACGCTCGATTCAGTTGGCAATGCGATCGCTACTGGGAACGCGGACGCTGTTGATTATCGCGCACCGCCTCAGCACGATCCGCGAAGCCGATAGCATCGTGGTGCTCGATCGCGGTGGCATTGCCGAAGTGGGGACCCACGAGGAGTTGCTGCAGCAGAGGGGGTTGTATCAGCGGCTGCACGCGCTGCAGGAGAGCGGGGATTTACATTCGCGATCGCCAGTCTGCGATACCTGA
- a CDS encoding HAD family hydrolase, translating to MSPSLSLARLHHCRLRSRSIACIPVFGCVRLLLDRPMLQALIFDLDGTLADTERDGHRVAFNRAFAAAGLNWQWSVAEYGRLLSIAGGKERLRYFLQHDRPEFIPPGDREAFIAALHADKTRHFQELVATGSIPLRPGVRRLLAEARAAGIRLAIATTSALPSAEALVRATLAPEGTDCFDCIAAGDVVPDKKPAPDIYLYALDRLGLPAKACVAIEDSPHGLQAAIAAGLKTVVTVNDYTRVENFAAASLVLDCLGDPDRPATAIAGELNGTCFTVKQARHLLSASV from the coding sequence ATGAGCCCGAGTCTTTCATTGGCCCGGTTGCACCATTGCCGGTTGCGATCGCGTTCCATCGCCTGCATTCCAGTTTTTGGTTGCGTCCGCCTTCTCCTCGATCGCCCCATGCTGCAAGCCCTGATTTTCGACCTGGACGGCACCCTTGCCGACACCGAACGCGACGGCCACCGGGTAGCTTTTAACCGCGCCTTTGCGGCAGCCGGACTCAACTGGCAGTGGTCGGTCGCAGAATACGGTCGCTTGCTCTCGATCGCGGGGGGCAAAGAACGCTTGCGCTACTTTCTGCAGCACGATCGCCCCGAATTCATCCCGCCCGGCGATCGTGAGGCGTTTATTGCCGCGCTCCATGCCGACAAAACCCGTCATTTCCAAGAGCTGGTAGCAACTGGTTCGATTCCGCTGCGGCCGGGCGTGCGGCGGCTGCTGGCGGAAGCACGGGCGGCGGGCATTCGCTTGGCGATCGCCACCACGAGCGCGCTCCCCAGCGCCGAGGCGTTAGTCCGCGCGACCCTTGCCCCAGAAGGGACCGACTGCTTCGACTGCATCGCAGCGGGTGACGTGGTACCGGACAAAAAGCCCGCCCCGGATATTTATCTCTATGCGCTCGATCGCCTCGGACTGCCGGCAAAAGCTTGCGTTGCCATCGAGGATTCGCCCCACGGTCTGCAAGCGGCAATTGCGGCCGGCCTCAAAACAGTCGTTACCGTTAACGATTACACGCGCGTTGAGAACTTTGCCGCTGCCAGTTTAGTGCTCGACTGCTTGGGCGATCCCGACCGCCCCGCCACCGCGATCGCCGGCGAATTGAACGGCACGTGCTTTACCGTAAAGCAGGCACGGCATCTGCTCAGCGCGTCGGTGTAG
- a CDS encoding dihydroorotase produces the protein MKSELLRQVRVLDPVSGTDRAADVCITDGTIAAIAPEICDLPADAEIIDGTGLVLAPGLSDPYSHSGEPGREDRETLVTLIDAAAAGGFTRIAILPDTEPPTDNPASAVWLQKHVAALPNRHTTCKFWGALTVGGNGDRMTELSELSAAGVVGFADGRPLEHLGLVRRLLEYVQPFGKPVALVPTNLQLRGGGVIREGVLSLRAGLPGDPAMSEAAGLAALLEAIAAIGTPVHLMRISTARGVELIADAKTRGVPVTASTSWMYLLANATAAIANYETNWRLEPPLGTENDRLALARGIKQGILDAIAIDHAPYTYEEKAVAFADAPPGAIGLELALPLLWHTFVETGEWTALELWSALSTNPSRCLGLVPARCAEGSPAELILFDPRVPWTVAPRTLVSASCNTPWLGSQLSGKVLRVW, from the coding sequence ATGAAGAGCGAACTCCTGCGCCAGGTCCGAGTCCTCGATCCCGTCTCGGGCACCGATCGCGCGGCCGATGTCTGCATTACCGATGGCACGATCGCCGCGATCGCGCCAGAAATTTGCGACCTGCCTGCAGATGCCGAGATTATCGACGGAACGGGATTAGTGCTCGCTCCAGGCCTAAGCGACCCGTATAGCCACAGCGGTGAGCCGGGACGTGAAGACCGCGAAACCCTCGTCACGCTGATCGATGCAGCAGCAGCCGGCGGCTTTACTCGCATTGCGATTTTGCCCGATACCGAGCCCCCTACGGATAATCCAGCCAGTGCAGTGTGGTTGCAAAAGCACGTGGCAGCTCTACCCAACCGCCACACCACTTGTAAGTTTTGGGGGGCGCTGACCGTTGGTGGGAACGGCGATCGCATGACAGAGCTGTCCGAGCTGTCTGCCGCTGGAGTCGTCGGTTTTGCAGACGGGCGACCGCTGGAGCATTTGGGATTGGTGCGGCGCTTGTTGGAATACGTACAGCCGTTCGGCAAACCCGTGGCGCTCGTCCCTACGAATTTGCAATTGCGGGGAGGTGGCGTCATACGTGAAGGCGTGCTTTCCCTACGGGCCGGGTTGCCCGGCGATCCGGCGATGTCCGAAGCTGCCGGGCTAGCAGCGCTGTTGGAGGCGATCGCAGCAATCGGAACGCCCGTCCACCTCATGCGCATTTCTACCGCGCGCGGCGTAGAACTCATTGCAGATGCCAAGACACGCGGCGTCCCGGTTACGGCCAGCACCTCCTGGATGTACCTACTGGCAAATGCCACGGCCGCGATCGCCAACTACGAAACGAACTGGCGCTTGGAGCCACCGCTGGGGACTGAAAACGATCGGCTCGCCCTCGCGCGCGGCATAAAACAGGGAATTCTCGATGCGATCGCGATCGACCACGCGCCTTACACTTACGAAGAAAAAGCTGTAGCCTTTGCCGATGCACCGCCGGGTGCGATCGGGCTGGAGCTGGCACTGCCACTGCTCTGGCACACTTTTGTAGAAACAGGCGAGTGGACGGCACTGGAGCTGTGGAGCGCGCTGAGCACCAATCCCAGTCGCTGTCTGGGGTTAGTGCCTGCTCGGTGCGCTGAAGGCAGCCCCGCCGAGCTGATCCTGTTCGATCCACGCGTGCCTTGGACGGTTGCGCCCCGAACGCTTGTATCGGCAAGTTGCAACACGCCCTGGCTGGGGTCGCAGCTATCGGGCAAGGTGCTGCGCGTTTGGTAG
- a CDS encoding potassium channel family protein, with the protein MKLLLAANIFAQKYSRLLVLGVALLLTSPFLTNGKFELLALSSLVLLASALAIGGRNINRSTFALYGCLALLAFGLDGFARLESNVPGLALTAAIADLVYAIALAIEALAIVQQIFADIRVTGDTIRGGVCVFLLAGFAWSLIFDAARELDPAAIALPDPAYGAYDMVYFSFTTLTTLGYGDVIPVSRFVRALANLEAILGLLYPAVFIARLVSLYVIRELDETN; encoded by the coding sequence ATGAAGCTGCTGTTAGCGGCCAACATCTTTGCTCAGAAGTATTCCCGACTGTTAGTGCTCGGCGTTGCACTGCTGCTGACTTCGCCCTTCTTGACTAACGGAAAGTTCGAGCTGCTGGCGCTGTCGTCTCTGGTTCTGCTCGCCAGTGCCCTCGCCATCGGCGGCAGAAATATCAATCGCTCCACTTTTGCACTCTACGGTTGCTTGGCGCTCCTAGCATTCGGGCTCGACGGGTTTGCCCGCCTCGAATCGAATGTCCCTGGGTTGGCGCTGACGGCCGCGATTGCCGATCTGGTCTATGCAATCGCCCTAGCTATTGAAGCTCTCGCGATCGTACAGCAGATTTTTGCCGACATTCGCGTGACTGGCGATACCATCCGCGGAGGAGTCTGCGTCTTTCTGCTCGCTGGTTTTGCATGGTCGCTGATATTCGACGCGGCGCGCGAACTCGATCCCGCGGCGATTGCTTTGCCAGACCCCGCTTATGGTGCCTATGACATGGTCTATTTCAGCTTTACCACCCTGACGACTCTCGGCTACGGCGATGTAATACCGGTCAGCCGTTTCGTACGCGCGCTAGCCAACTTAGAGGCCATTCTCGGATTGCTATATCCGGCGGTTTTCATTGCCCGGCTTGTCAGCCTCTACGTCATCCGCGAACTCGACGAAACCAACTGA
- a CDS encoding GlsB/YeaQ/YmgE family stress response membrane protein, with product MGLLTWAFLGLIAGAIARRLYPGEQSGGLLMTMLLGIIGSLVGGWLGQKLFGVGAIGSFTFGGVLTAVIGAIVVIFVWGLLTKPSE from the coding sequence ATGGGATTGCTGACGTGGGCGTTTTTGGGATTGATTGCCGGTGCGATCGCCCGTCGTTTGTATCCAGGGGAGCAGAGTGGCGGGTTGCTGATGACGATGCTGCTGGGCATTATCGGTTCGCTCGTGGGCGGCTGGCTCGGGCAAAAACTCTTTGGAGTGGGCGCAATCGGTTCGTTCACGTTCGGCGGCGTGCTCACGGCGGTCATCGGCGCGATCGTGGTGATCTTCGTTTGGGGGTTGCTCACCAAGCCGAGCGAATAA
- the xseA gene encoding exodeoxyribonuclease VII large subunit has translation MAVGLLKLWRSELMPRRTACGNVGKHAAIARIAVLEISPFMTVDLDLLPETALTVAGLTDYLKLLLEADRELQQVWVVGEVIAASDRPMGTFFTLGEPDGSAVLRCVAWSSQRDRLAQQPVTGEQLFVLGGVRLYSKRGEYQLTVWQAFPAGAGLQSLRRRQLHARLEAEGLFAIERKRSLPAHPHTIAVVTSPDAAAWGDIQRTVRQRYPGVRVLLSPALVQGDRAPASVAAAIYRVERDGRAEVLVLARGGGAVEDLACFDDERIVRAIATCSVPVVTGIGHQRDESFADLVADGSAHTPTAAAERVVPDLTRLSADLQRLRDRAIAAVRARCQWERDRHERTRSRLQQLPTSARTLERASRRLQSLHDRLSALDPRAVLRRGYAAARRADGTLVRSAAEATPGDELELQLGTGTLIVRVLEIHHADVP, from the coding sequence TTGGCAGTAGGGCTACTGAAGCTTTGGCGATCGGAGTTGATGCCGCGACGAACGGCTTGCGGTAACGTTGGAAAGCACGCAGCGATCGCGCGGATCGCTGTCTTGGAAATCTCGCCGTTCATGACCGTCGATCTCGACCTTCTGCCCGAAACCGCCCTCACCGTTGCCGGGCTGACCGATTACCTCAAGCTGCTGCTCGAAGCCGATCGCGAGCTGCAACAGGTTTGGGTTGTCGGCGAGGTGATTGCTGCTAGCGATCGCCCCATGGGCACGTTTTTTACCCTCGGCGAACCGGACGGCAGTGCGGTCCTGCGCTGCGTAGCCTGGAGCAGCCAGCGCGATCGCCTCGCTCAGCAGCCCGTTACCGGCGAGCAACTGTTCGTGCTCGGCGGCGTCCGCCTTTATAGCAAGCGCGGTGAATATCAATTGACGGTTTGGCAGGCTTTTCCTGCTGGGGCCGGACTGCAGTCCCTGCGCCGCCGGCAACTCCACGCGCGTCTAGAGGCCGAAGGACTATTTGCCATCGAGCGCAAACGCTCGCTACCCGCCCATCCCCACACGATCGCCGTTGTCACCTCGCCCGATGCCGCGGCCTGGGGCGATATTCAACGGACCGTTCGCCAGCGTTATCCAGGCGTCCGGGTGCTGTTATCCCCCGCGCTCGTTCAAGGCGATCGCGCTCCCGCCTCGGTGGCTGCAGCAATTTACCGCGTGGAACGCGACGGCCGTGCTGAAGTCCTGGTGCTGGCGCGCGGCGGCGGTGCCGTCGAAGACTTGGCGTGTTTCGACGACGAGCGCATCGTCCGGGCAATCGCGACCTGCTCCGTGCCCGTGGTGACGGGAATCGGCCACCAGCGCGACGAATCCTTTGCGGATCTGGTTGCTGATGGCAGTGCCCATACCCCTACGGCTGCGGCCGAGCGGGTGGTCCCGGACCTCACCCGCCTGTCCGCCGACCTGCAGCGCCTGCGCGATCGCGCGATCGCCGCTGTCCGCGCTCGCTGCCAATGGGAACGCGATCGGCACGAGAGGACGCGATCGCGCCTGCAGCAGTTGCCGACCTCCGCCCGCACCTTGGAGCGGGCATCGCGCCGCCTTCAGTCCCTGCACGATCGCCTGAGTGCCCTGGACCCGCGGGCAGTGCTCCGGCGCGGCTATGCGGCTGCTCGCCGTGCCGACGGAACGCTGGTGCGCTCAGCCGCCGAGGCTACGCCCGGCGACGAACTCGAACTCCAGTTGGGAACCGGTACGCTAATCGTTCGCGTTTTGGAAATTCACCATGCCGACGTCCCTTAA
- the xseB gene encoding exodeoxyribonuclease VII small subunit, with translation MPTSLNDQPLDYDRAIADVEAIVDQIESGVLPLEELFAHFTIAVEQLHACERYLARGREQMELLVETLDDSPEDGASKPEAHALEELDF, from the coding sequence ATGCCGACGTCCCTTAACGACCAGCCGCTCGACTACGACCGCGCGATCGCCGACGTTGAAGCGATCGTCGACCAGATCGAATCCGGCGTGCTGCCGCTTGAAGAGCTGTTCGCACATTTCACCATTGCCGTCGAGCAACTGCACGCCTGCGAGCGATACCTCGCACGCGGTCGCGAGCAGATGGAACTGCTCGTAGAAACCCTGGACGACTCACCTGAGGACGGTGCTTCCAAACCCGAAGCGCACGCGTTGGAAGAACTGGATTTCTAG
- a CDS encoding TfoX/Sxy family DNA transformation protein, producing MITTRNRNLTDLKNIGKKIACRLNEIGIFSEDDLRRASPVGAHRMLKERYPDEILPVCYYLYSFEGALTDEHWDKIGEKKKQKLKAQIG from the coding sequence ATGATTACAACTAGAAATAGGAATCTCACCGACCTCAAAAATATAGGCAAAAAAATTGCCTGTCGGTTGAATGAAATCGGCATATTTTCCGAAGACGATTTAAGGCGAGCTAGCCCTGTTGGCGCTCATCGTATGCTCAAGGAGAGATACCCGGATGAGATATTGCCAGTTTGTTATTATCTGTATTCATTTGAAGGAGCTTTAACTGACGAACATTGGGATAAAATCGGCGAGAAGAAAAAACAGAAACTCAAGGCACAAATCGGCTAA
- a CDS encoding VOC family protein gives MIEPKSSFPVFVIKNLDAAKYFYTENLGFDVAFSGDWYIHLVSKSGVQIGFLLPSHSTQPPIFQKPYIGEGVIFSLEVEDADVAFEEAKSKSLNIVLELRSEDWGQRHFCVQDPNGIYLDIVQSIEPTEEYQNDYN, from the coding sequence ATGATTGAACCCAAAAGCTCTTTTCCCGTGTTTGTGATCAAGAATCTCGATGCAGCGAAATACTTCTATACGGAGAACCTTGGCTTTGATGTTGCTTTTTCGGGCGATTGGTACATTCACTTGGTTTCAAAATCCGGAGTTCAAATAGGTTTTCTGTTGCCAAGTCACTCTACACAACCACCAATATTTCAAAAGCCATATATTGGCGAAGGCGTTATTTTTAGCTTAGAAGTGGAAGATGCTGATGTCGCGTTCGAAGAGGCAAAATCTAAATCACTCAACATCGTGCTTGAGTTGCGGTCTGAGGATTGGGGGCAGCGTCACTTCTGCGTCCAGGATCCGAACGGGATATATTTAGATATTGTTCAGTCTATAGAACCTACGGAAGAATATCAGAATGATTACAACTAG
- a CDS encoding glycosyltransferase: MKIILISIGTRGDIEPFLAIGELLQEKGHQAICAFPDQFRNLAEESNLQFVSLGLKFIELLQSNDGKLAMGGRGSGLEKFLATIRLARNQTDASKELLNRQYELVEKEKPDRIIYNGKAVYPIIWSLSHFGKTIWISPLPYMHYVRDRTHLAFNSNYGPFLNKLTYSLANFGLVTTVMIAKKWLGITRKITREQVQDALVSNKAIYTISSSLFSRPVYWHKNLKVLGFHQRRKTINWEPDGPLIDFLEKHNKILFITFGSMTNPESEEKTKIVIEILERNHIPAIINTESGGLVKPVGFVSELIYFVSRVPYDWIFPRIYGTIHHGGSGTTHLSLKYGCATMIIPHILDQFVWNKILFDKGVGPKGIKIEKISTKSLEPKVLELINNISFKKTAEQIANHMEKEDFREEIYKAIVEA, translated from the coding sequence ATGAAAATAATCCTAATATCAATTGGGACGCGAGGGGATATAGAACCTTTTCTAGCAATTGGAGAATTGCTGCAAGAAAAAGGGCATCAGGCGATCTGTGCATTCCCAGATCAGTTCAGGAACCTTGCTGAAGAGTCAAACCTGCAGTTTGTCTCCTTAGGGTTGAAATTCATCGAGTTGTTACAGAGTAACGATGGAAAACTAGCCATGGGTGGAAGAGGGTCGGGCTTAGAGAAGTTTCTGGCAACTATAAGGCTTGCTAGGAATCAGACAGATGCCAGTAAAGAACTGCTCAACCGTCAATATGAATTAGTTGAAAAGGAAAAACCTGACAGAATTATCTACAACGGAAAAGCCGTTTACCCTATAATCTGGAGCTTGAGTCATTTTGGAAAGACTATTTGGATCAGTCCTTTACCGTACATGCACTATGTAAGAGATCGCACCCACCTTGCTTTCAATAGCAATTACGGTCCGTTCCTAAACAAACTAACTTACTCATTGGCAAATTTCGGGTTAGTCACAACGGTGATGATAGCCAAGAAATGGCTGGGGATTACAAGGAAAATAACACGAGAACAAGTACAAGATGCACTTGTATCGAATAAAGCAATTTATACAATCTCATCCTCGCTTTTTTCAAGGCCCGTTTATTGGCACAAAAATCTAAAAGTATTAGGCTTTCATCAGAGAAGGAAGACTATAAACTGGGAGCCAGATGGTCCATTAATAGACTTTCTAGAAAAGCATAATAAAATTTTATTCATTACCTTCGGCAGTATGACCAATCCTGAATCAGAGGAAAAAACAAAGATCGTCATTGAAATACTTGAACGAAACCATATCCCGGCCATAATTAATACGGAATCTGGTGGTTTGGTCAAACCGGTTGGATTTGTTTCAGAGTTGATATACTTTGTTTCTCGAGTACCCTACGACTGGATATTTCCTAGAATCTATGGGACGATCCATCATGGTGGTTCAGGAACAACTCATCTTTCTCTGAAATATGGTTGTGCAACCATGATTATTCCACATATACTTGACCAATTCGTATGGAACAAAATCCTATTCGATAAGGGTGTCGGACCGAAAGGGATAAAGATAGAAAAAATATCTACGAAAAGTCTAGAACCGAAGGTGCTTGAGTTAATAAACAACATTTCCTTCAAAAAGACTGCGGAGCAAATTGCAAACCACATGGAAAAAGAAGATTTTAGAGAAGAAATTTATAAAGCGATCGTAGAGGCTTGA
- a CDS encoding GFA family protein encodes MPELFDAKGSCLCGAISFYAKNACNNVGACHCGMCRKWGGGPLMVVNCGTNVLFDGEDNISVYDSSSWAERGFCKQCGSHLFYRLKESGLHMIPAGLFKYQDLFVFSEQIFVDKKPAFYDFSNDTNNMSESECIEKYGI; translated from the coding sequence ATGCCGGAGTTATTCGACGCCAAAGGGTCATGTCTTTGCGGTGCAATTAGTTTTTATGCAAAGAATGCTTGTAATAATGTAGGTGCCTGTCATTGCGGCATGTGTAGGAAATGGGGAGGCGGCCCGCTGATGGTAGTCAACTGCGGCACAAATGTATTATTCGATGGAGAGGATAACATTTCGGTCTATGATTCTTCTTCCTGGGCGGAACGAGGTTTTTGTAAACAGTGCGGGAGCCATCTTTTTTATCGATTAAAAGAGAGTGGGTTACATATGATTCCAGCCGGGCTTTTCAAATATCAAGATTTATTTGTTTTCAGCGAACAGATTTTTGTTGACAAAAAGCCTGCATTTTATGACTTTTCAAATGATACAAATAATATGTCTGAGTCAGAGTGTATCGAAAAGTATGGCATCTAA
- a CDS encoding VOC family protein: MAPPGQGIDTMRIYVTSVFVDDQAKALDFYTNKLGFVVRTDEPLGEYRWLTVGAANEPDGVELLLEPSAHPAVGPYRAALVGDGIPATSFRVSDLDAEFRRLTSLGVSFTQEPVDAGATKVAVLDDTCGNLIQLVEF; the protein is encoded by the coding sequence GTGGCACCTCCCGGGCAGGGAATCGACACGATGCGAATCTATGTGACGAGTGTGTTCGTTGATGACCAAGCCAAGGCACTCGACTTCTACACAAACAAGTTGGGTTTCGTCGTCCGAACGGACGAGCCGCTCGGCGAATACCGTTGGCTGACAGTAGGGGCAGCGAACGAGCCTGACGGCGTGGAGCTGCTCCTGGAGCCAAGTGCTCATCCTGCGGTTGGGCCGTATCGCGCGGCGCTCGTCGGCGACGGAATTCCTGCCACCTCGTTTCGCGTCAGTGATTTGGATGCGGAGTTTCGCCGACTCACGTCCCTTGGCGTGAGCTTCACCCAGGAGCCAGTAGACGCCGGCGCGACGAAAGTCGCCGTTCTTGACGACACCTGTGGAAACTTAATCCAGCTTGTGGAGTTCTGA
- a CDS encoding GFA family protein, producing the protein MLTGSCCCGAVKFELMAEPSMLGICHCTRCRKVGASAIVFIKKTI; encoded by the coding sequence ATGCTTACTGGAAGTTGTTGCTGCGGTGCTGTGAAATTCGAACTGATGGCTGAACCTTCAATGCTGGGTATATGCCACTGCACCAGGTGCCGCAAGGTTGGCGCAAGTGCTATTGTTTTCATTAAAAAAACGATCTGA
- a CDS encoding ankyrin repeat domain-containing protein, which yields MGGEQLTFRKVRLCEPNSSLEPTVKTKSSGSFTFSAAQLLNVMMHESDDWFAKHQLHFAADEGDLERVKNLIEDGHDIHAFDNDLSLTPLHYAASKEHFSVVEYLLKMGADVNARQEEKIGETPLGEIADNCSLKMAQLLVSAGANPTLPGWMGLSALDRAKKREKAEGKRVYELLLKTAKEKFKYAS from the coding sequence TTGGGAGGCGAACAGCTAACTTTCAGGAAAGTGCGCCTCTGCGAACCTAACTCGTCGCTGGAGCCGACGGTCAAAACTAAATCCTCTGGGTCTTTTACCTTTTCTGCGGCTCAGCTTCTGAACGTTATGATGCATGAGTCCGATGACTGGTTCGCGAAACATCAGCTACATTTTGCCGCGGATGAGGGCGATCTCGAAAGAGTAAAAAACCTTATCGAAGACGGGCATGATATACACGCGTTTGATAACGATCTTTCATTGACCCCATTGCATTACGCCGCCTCAAAGGAGCACTTTTCGGTAGTGGAGTATTTGTTGAAAATGGGTGCCGACGTTAATGCTCGACAAGAGGAAAAAATTGGGGAAACCCCGCTTGGGGAAATTGCTGATAACTGCTCCTTAAAAATGGCACAACTTTTGGTAAGCGCAGGAGCAAATCCTACGCTACCAGGCTGGATGGGTCTCTCGGCACTGGATAGGGCAAAGAAACGAGAAAAGGCAGAAGGAAAACGGGTTTACGAGCTACTCCTAAAAACCGCGAAGGAAAAGTTTAAATATGCATCATAG
- a CDS encoding DUF1801 domain-containing protein, with product MNDTALQQVEDFINDIQSVNPEHAEIIKLVRDLFAEENEEIFQGIKYGGLAFFQNGALIGGIFPYKKHLSIEFSNGADFSDPSSDLEGKGKKRRHLKIFTAEDIDAKNALYFVKQAVDKRSDT from the coding sequence ATGAACGATACAGCATTACAGCAAGTCGAGGATTTCATTAATGACATTCAGTCAGTTAATCCTGAGCATGCTGAGATCATTAAACTAGTGAGAGATCTATTTGCAGAGGAGAATGAGGAAATATTTCAAGGAATAAAGTATGGCGGTTTGGCCTTCTTTCAAAATGGTGCGCTGATTGGCGGAATATTCCCATATAAAAAGCATCTGTCCATTGAGTTCAGTAACGGTGCCGATTTCAGCGATCCGTCTTCGGACTTGGAAGGCAAAGGTAAGAAGAGAAGGCATTTGAAAATCTTCACAGCTGAAGATATTGATGCCAAGAATGCCTTGTATTTCGTTAAGCAAGCCGTGGACAAAAGAAGCGATACATAA